A stretch of Hypomesus transpacificus isolate Combined female chromosome 7, fHypTra1, whole genome shotgun sequence DNA encodes these proteins:
- the LOC124469668 gene encoding cilia- and flagella-associated protein 54-like, protein MLLGGVPAQRVLEPFLECVQLSLQHCHSLQLVRKCYQEMALVYLHLHHSSSAPQDPSHSGGGVLSPVLRRSSMTRGMSVSGAYMLLYWVCVRAAAQVWRAMLCSSQLCGPPDSTSSLLPLTCLHTLPRFALNDLLNPCGGLDQQGARTSRGSPESRMSIRKCSLLTWLQLSRYYTHLSRLCSTMHPVCPQSVEGLLCVSGGGDLQRRLFQLHVFFCSHMPSYKKTCSPPSPPLDLLQLPQTLQISPVLCGALREKFPECFADKPQLCMQWYRPPLVSPDNQDTVLLLFAVSSSGVSCCSDPPLHCGQQLLSMDRVRVVHTQLCAACVAVSLAPPPPAPPSPAPSPAPRQLRHPGPSDTHVLILQEKVRSCCSAITHLLQPGLQSTTLPQVEVSGQTLIELERCFNPGGGAILEEKSLIGWLDSLLS, encoded by the exons ATGCTGCTCGGTGGCGTCCCAGCCCAGCGTGTGTTAGAGCCCTTCCTGGAGTGTGTCCAGCTCTCCCTGCAACACTGCCACTCTCTGCA gctggtgCGTAAGTGTTACCAGGAGATGGCGCTGGTGTACCTTCACCTACATCACAGTAGCTCCGCCCCCCAGGACCCCTCCCACTCTGGAGGAGGAGTCCTATCTCCT gTGTTGAGGAGGTCCAGTATGACCAGAGGTATGTCAGTATCAGGAGCGTACATGCTGCTGTACTGGGTCTGTGTCCGGGCTGCTGCACAG GTGTGGAGGGCCATGCTGTGTTCCAGTCAGCTGTGTGGACCTCCAGACTCCACATCCAGCCTCTTGCCTCTCACctgcctccacaccctgcctcgcTTCGCCCTCAACGACCTGCTCAACCCCTGTG gtggGCTGGACCAGCAGGGGGCCAGGACCAGCAGGGGGTCTCCAGAGTCCAGGATGAGCATCAGGAAGTGTTCCCTTCTCACCTGGCTGCAGCTGTCCAGATACTACACTCACCTGTCCCGACTCTGCTCTACCATGCACCCAG tgtgtccCCAGAGTGTTGAGGGGCTGCTGTGTGTATCAGGAGGGGGAGACCTCCAGCGGAGGTTGTTCCAGCTGCATGTCTTCTTCTGCTCTCACATGCCCAGCTACAAGAAGAcctgcagcccccccagccccccgctagacctgctgcagctgccccagaccctgcag atcagtCCCGTGCTGTGTGGGGCCCTCAGAGAGAAGTTCCCAGAATGCTTTGCTGACAAGCCTCAGCTGTGCATGCAGTGGTACCGCCCCCCCCTGGTCTCCCCCGACAACCAGGACACG GTGTTACTGCTGTTTGCTGTGAGCAGCTCTGGTGTCTCCTGCTGCTCTGATCCTCCTCTACACTGTGGCCAGCAGCTGCTCAGCatggacag GGTGAGGGTGGTACACACTCAGCTGTGTGCAGCATGTGTGGCTGTCagtctggctcctccccctccagcaccccccagccccgcccccagccccgcccccaggcAGCTGAGACACCCCGGACCCTCCGACACACACGTactg attCTGCAGGAGAAGGTGAGGAGCTGCTGTTCTGCCATCACACACCTCCTGCAGCCTGGCTTACAGTCGACCACACtcccccag GTGGAGGTGAGCGGTCAGACTCTGATCGAACTCGAACGCTGCTTCAACCCTGGGGGCGGGGCCATACTCGAGGAAaagtctctgattggctggctagACTCTCTGCTCAGCTGA